One window from the genome of Paracoccus zhejiangensis encodes:
- a CDS encoding NCS1 family transporter, whose amino-acid sequence MTQTATTTAPPNGVTATTATSHDKAIGEESLAPQQTRIMDPWSYLFAWLGGCVSIGTFTVGSGLVGTLNLLQTFVAIAIGCTVIGLALMINGRAGHIYGIPFMVQARSSFGFAGTRLPALVRSVPAIVWYGFQSWIGAGALNLVAETLFGYSNIWLFFIGFQFLQIGLSVLGFHGIKWLENIGSVFIIGALVYMFISVINKYGAEISANLINVEGTWGAPFWGATMLFLGVYSTMMLNVSDYSRELQKRVGPLRQVAIYANSILPATLFMGLIGLMVSGATGEVDPIKVFSSAVDNKFLLIITLLFIVFAQVTTNILNNVVPPAYALMDIFKLKFKTSAVLVGLLAFATFPWMLVRDESAAGLNLFIQTYSAFLGPIFAILVVDFYAIRRQKLDLDKLYDETGPYAGINPAAVIATVIGVISALTFSGISWYASLIPAGLSYYLLMQYLPAARRFAS is encoded by the coding sequence ATGACCCAAACCGCCACAACCACCGCCCCGCCCAACGGCGTAACTGCCACAACCGCAACCAGCCATGACAAGGCCATCGGCGAGGAATCGCTGGCCCCGCAGCAGACCCGGATCATGGACCCCTGGTCCTATCTCTTCGCCTGGCTCGGCGGCTGCGTGTCCATCGGCACCTTCACCGTCGGCTCGGGCCTCGTCGGCACGCTGAACCTGCTGCAAACCTTCGTCGCCATCGCCATCGGCTGCACCGTCATCGGACTGGCCCTGATGATCAACGGCCGCGCCGGGCACATCTATGGCATCCCGTTCATGGTACAGGCGCGGTCCTCGTTCGGCTTTGCCGGAACCCGCCTGCCGGCACTGGTGCGTTCGGTCCCGGCGATCGTCTGGTACGGGTTTCAAAGCTGGATCGGCGCGGGGGCGCTGAACCTGGTGGCCGAGACACTGTTCGGCTACTCCAACATCTGGCTGTTCTTCATCGGCTTCCAGTTCCTGCAGATCGGCCTGTCTGTCCTCGGCTTCCACGGCATCAAGTGGCTCGAGAACATCGGCTCGGTCTTCATCATCGGCGCGCTGGTCTACATGTTCATCAGCGTGATCAACAAGTATGGCGCTGAGATCAGCGCCAACCTGATCAATGTCGAAGGCACCTGGGGCGCGCCCTTCTGGGGAGCCACCATGCTGTTCCTCGGTGTCTATTCGACCATGATGCTGAACGTGTCGGACTATTCCCGCGAGTTGCAGAAGCGCGTCGGCCCGCTGCGGCAGGTGGCGATCTATGCCAACTCGATCCTGCCGGCGACGCTGTTCATGGGGCTGATCGGTCTGATGGTCTCCGGTGCCACCGGCGAGGTTGATCCGATCAAGGTCTTCTCCAGCGCCGTCGACAACAAGTTCCTGCTGATCATCACGCTGCTGTTCATCGTCTTCGCGCAGGTCACGACCAACATCCTGAACAACGTCGTCCCGCCTGCCTATGCGCTGATGGATATCTTCAAGCTGAAGTTCAAAACCTCGGCGGTGCTGGTCGGCCTTCTGGCCTTCGCAACCTTCCCCTGGATGCTGGTCCGCGACGAAAGCGCCGCTGGCCTGAACCTGTTCATCCAGACCTACAGCGCCTTCCTCGGTCCGATCTTCGCCATCCTGGTCGTCGATTTCTACGCCATCCGCCGCCAGAAGCTGGACCTGGACAAGCTTTACGACGAAACCGGGCCTTATGCCGGCATCAACCCGGCTGCCGTGATCGCCACGGTGATCGGCGTGATCTCGGCGCTGACCTTCTCGGGCATCAGCTGGTATGCGAGCCTGATCCCGGCCGGTCTCAGCTACTACCTGCTGATGCAATACCTGCCCGCCGCCCGCCGCTTCGCAAGCTGA
- a CDS encoding pyrroline-5-carboxylate reductase family protein, with protein sequence MQAEFSIGIIGGSGMLGRAIALALLRSGWPETRLWIANRSGSRAGFEDHTEVTLTADTQALADACDLVLLSVPPALVGDLGIHAPDRLIVSVMAGVPAARLSELTGARRVVRAMSSPAAELGLAYSPWFTTPEVTDADRARVTALFTACGLTDRVETEAQVEIFTAMTGPVPGFVAYFAECMADYAMGQGVAPDVADRATRQLFLAAGQMMATGADRPGDHVQAMVDYDGTTAAGLRVMRNSGIAAGVVAGLDAAIAKTRSIGS encoded by the coding sequence ATGCAGGCGGAGTTTTCGATCGGGATCATCGGCGGCTCGGGTATGCTGGGCCGGGCCATCGCGCTGGCCCTGCTGCGAAGCGGCTGGCCGGAAACGCGCCTTTGGATCGCCAATCGCAGCGGCAGCCGCGCGGGCTTCGAGGATCATACTGAAGTTACCCTGACCGCCGACACCCAGGCGCTGGCAGATGCCTGCGATCTGGTGCTGCTGTCGGTGCCGCCGGCGCTGGTGGGGGATCTGGGCATCCACGCGCCCGACCGGCTGATCGTCTCGGTCATGGCCGGCGTCCCGGCCGCGCGCCTTTCCGAACTGACTGGGGCAAGACGGGTGGTTCGGGCGATGAGCAGCCCGGCGGCGGAACTGGGCCTTGCCTATTCGCCATGGTTCACCACGCCCGAGGTGACGGACGCGGATCGGGCCCGGGTCACCGCGCTTTTCACCGCCTGCGGTCTGACCGACCGGGTCGAGACCGAGGCGCAGGTCGAGATCTTCACCGCGATGACCGGGCCGGTGCCGGGCTTCGTCGCCTATTTCGCCGAATGCATGGCCGATTACGCGATGGGGCAGGGCGTGGCACCGGACGTGGCCGACCGCGCCACGAGACAGCTTTTCCTTGCCGCCGGGCAGATGATGGCCACGGGCGCAGATCGTCCGGGCGATCATGTTCAGGCCATGGTTGATTATGACGGCACGACAGCGGCGGGTCTGCGGGTGATGCGCAACTCGGGCATCGCCGCCGGGGTTGTCGCCGGACTGGACGCCGCCATCGCCAAGACCCGCAGCATCGGCAGCTGA
- a CDS encoding RNA pyrophosphohydrolase produces MSKAEGQPGPGGLPYRAGAGVVLVNAEGLVFAGRRIDSPTDRPAAWQMPQGGIDKGETPREAALRELVEETGVAADLVTVEAETADWVTYDLPPELLGKVWKGKYCGQKQKWFLLRFHGTDADVQIETEHPEFAEWRWMPAGDLAAGIVPFKRAIYDQVLGEFAARLTAG; encoded by the coding sequence ATGAGCAAGGCCGAGGGTCAGCCGGGGCCGGGCGGTCTGCCCTATCGCGCGGGTGCCGGGGTGGTGCTGGTCAATGCCGAGGGGCTGGTCTTTGCCGGCCGCCGCATCGACAGCCCCACCGACCGGCCCGCCGCATGGCAGATGCCGCAGGGCGGGATCGACAAGGGCGAGACCCCGCGCGAGGCCGCGCTGCGCGAACTGGTCGAGGAGACCGGGGTCGCCGCCGATCTGGTGACGGTTGAGGCCGAAACCGCGGATTGGGTGACCTATGACCTGCCGCCCGAACTTCTGGGCAAGGTCTGGAAGGGCAAGTATTGCGGGCAGAAGCAGAAATGGTTCCTGCTGCGCTTTCACGGCACCGATGCCGATGTACAGATCGAGACTGAGCATCCGGAATTTGCCGAATGGCGCTGGATGCCGGCGGGGGATCTGGCCGCAGGGATCGTGCCCTTCAAGCGGGCGATCTACGATCAGGTTCTGGGCGAGTTTGCGGCGCGGCTGACCGCCGGCTGA
- a CDS encoding aspartate/glutamate racemase family protein has translation MKLVVINPNSTQSMTDKILESARAAAADGVVVEGRTAHGAPASIEGHYDEVMAAAHLLREVQQAEAEAADAIVVACFDDPAIGACREIATGPVIGICEAGIKAASMIATSFSIVTTLPRSVPVIEELVRRYGLDHQCRKVRSAAIPVLALEEPGSNARQLVRDEILRAIEEDNCEAVVLGCAGMSDLTEWLSVETGIPVIDGVTVATKFAEALVGAGLKTSKIGAYAKPNSK, from the coding sequence ATGAAGCTCGTCGTGATCAACCCGAATTCCACCCAATCCATGACCGACAAGATCCTGGAATCCGCCCGCGCCGCCGCCGCTGACGGTGTTGTCGTCGAGGGCCGCACCGCCCATGGCGCGCCGGCCAGCATCGAGGGCCACTATGACGAGGTAATGGCCGCCGCCCACCTGCTGCGCGAGGTTCAGCAGGCCGAGGCCGAGGCCGCCGATGCCATCGTTGTCGCCTGTTTCGACGATCCGGCCATCGGTGCCTGCCGCGAGATCGCCACCGGCCCGGTCATCGGCATCTGCGAGGCTGGCATCAAGGCCGCCAGCATGATCGCCACGTCCTTCAGCATCGTGACCACGCTGCCCCGCTCTGTCCCGGTGATCGAGGAACTGGTCCGCCGCTATGGCCTCGACCACCAATGCCGCAAGGTCCGTTCGGCCGCCATCCCGGTGCTGGCGCTGGAGGAGCCCGGCTCGAACGCCCGGCAACTGGTGCGCGACGAGATCCTGCGCGCCATCGAAGAGGACAATTGCGAGGCGGTGGTGCTGGGCTGCGCCGGCATGTCTGACCTGACCGAATGGCTGAGCGTGGAGACCGGCATCCCGGTGATCGACGGCGTGACCGTGGCCACCAAGTTCGCCGAGGCGCTGGTCGGCGCCGGACTGAAGACCAGCAAGATCGGTGCCTACGCCAAGCCGAACAGCAAGTAA
- a CDS encoding murein hydrolase activator EnvC family protein: MIRLIPSAILALALAMPGAGIAAAQTASEARAMAEAAAAQLRASMDKLSSALTADDQVTALSEVIRGYEQGQAALREGLRQAALRETELRDRFESQRESLSDVLGVMMSMERAPEATLLLHPSGATATARAGMILSAVTPGLRAEADRLQTDLDEIAAVRELQENAAGMLSDGLASVQEARRLLTSAVTDRSTMPVRFAENPEELQQLQVSAASLDEFAKGIAELEDDVGPPMEDFEGAQGSLPLPVTGEVVRYYNEADAAGVKRPGIVVATAPAALVSTPWPATIRYRGPLLDYGNVMIVEPARGYLLILAGLDQVFGEVGDVLSTGEPVGLMGGSEARAAEFGTQFVADAARGGGAGRTETLYVELRQGGETVDPTEWFVMNPVVEPQE; this comes from the coding sequence ATGATCCGCCTGATTCCTTCGGCAATTCTGGCGCTGGCGCTGGCCATGCCCGGCGCCGGCATCGCCGCCGCCCAGACCGCCAGCGAGGCCCGCGCCATGGCCGAGGCCGCCGCCGCGCAGTTGCGCGCCTCGATGGACAAGCTCAGCTCTGCCCTGACCGCCGACGATCAGGTGACGGCGCTGAGCGAGGTGATCCGGGGCTACGAACAGGGGCAGGCGGCCTTGCGCGAGGGGCTGCGGCAGGCGGCCCTGCGCGAGACGGAATTGCGCGACCGCTTCGAATCGCAGCGCGAAAGCCTGTCGGATGTGTTGGGCGTGATGATGTCGATGGAGCGCGCGCCCGAGGCGACGCTGCTGCTGCACCCCTCGGGCGCCACGGCGACCGCGAGGGCGGGAATGATCCTGTCGGCGGTGACGCCGGGACTTCGGGCCGAGGCCGACCGGCTGCAGACCGATCTGGACGAGATCGCCGCCGTGCGCGAGTTGCAGGAAAACGCCGCCGGGATGCTGAGCGACGGGCTCGCCTCGGTGCAGGAGGCGCGGCGGCTGCTGACCAGCGCCGTCACCGACCGCTCGACCATGCCGGTGCGCTTTGCCGAGAACCCGGAGGAATTGCAGCAATTGCAGGTCTCTGCGGCCAGTCTCGACGAATTCGCCAAGGGCATTGCCGAACTCGAGGATGATGTCGGCCCGCCGATGGAGGATTTCGAGGGCGCACAGGGCAGTCTGCCCCTGCCGGTGACCGGCGAGGTGGTGCGCTATTACAACGAGGCCGATGCGGCGGGCGTCAAGCGGCCGGGCATCGTGGTCGCCACCGCCCCGGCGGCGCTGGTCTCGACCCCCTGGCCTGCGACCATCCGCTATCGCGGTCCGCTCTTGGATTACGGCAATGTGATGATCGTGGAACCCGCGCGCGGGTATCTTCTGATCCTGGCCGGTCTCGATCAGGTCTTCGGCGAGGTTGGCGACGTGCTGTCGACGGGCGAGCCGGTTGGCCTGATGGGCGGCTCCGAGGCGCGTGCGGCGGAATTCGGGACGCAATTTGTGGCCGACGCCGCGCGCGGCGGGGGTGCAGGGCGCACGGAAACCCTGTATGTCGAGCTGAGACAGGGTGGAGAGACCGTTGATCCGACGGAATGGTTCGTGATGAATCCGGTCGTTGAGCCGCAGGAATAG
- the gpmI gene encoding 2,3-bisphosphoglycerate-independent phosphoglycerate mutase yields the protein MTKPVVLCILDGWGISDRPEQSAPDQARTPNFDRLMSDCPHATLTTFGPDVGLPTGQMGNSEVGHTNIGAGRVVAMDLGQIDLAIEDRSFFGNETLGSFIAALKASGGTAHLMGVVSDGGVHGHIAHVQAAAQAVAEAGVPVVIHAITDGRDVPPKSALGFVTELQGNLPEGARIGTVIGRYYAMDRDNRWDRVSRAYAAIVQGKGEDAPAADEAVSIAYQRGETDEFIQPFVIDGYNGAMDGDGFFCLNFRADRAREILMAIGGTGFDAFDTGERPHWAALLGMVDYSEAHNAFMTAAYPKRQVVNTLGAWVAGKGLRQFRLAETEKYPHVTFFLNGGKEAPEPGEDRFMPSSPKVATYDLAPEMASVEVADKLVEVIGAGYDLIVVNFANPDMVGHTGSLPAAIRACEAVDQGLGRMLAALEAVGGSAVICADHGNCETMIDPVSGGPHTAHTINPVPVIVVNGPAGATLHKGRLADLAPTVLELMGLDKPAEMTGESLIGRA from the coding sequence ATGACGAAACCTGTGGTCCTGTGCATTCTGGATGGCTGGGGCATTTCCGACCGGCCCGAGCAAAGCGCCCCCGACCAGGCGCGGACGCCGAATTTCGACCGGCTGATGAGTGACTGCCCCCATGCGACGCTGACCACCTTCGGCCCCGATGTAGGCCTGCCCACCGGCCAGATGGGCAATTCCGAGGTCGGCCACACCAATATCGGTGCCGGCCGGGTGGTGGCGATGGACCTGGGCCAGATCGATCTGGCGATCGAGGATCGCAGCTTCTTCGGCAATGAAACCCTTGGCAGCTTCATCGCGGCGCTCAAGGCCAGCGGTGGCACCGCCCATCTGATGGGCGTCGTCTCGGATGGCGGGGTGCATGGCCATATCGCCCATGTGCAGGCGGCGGCGCAGGCCGTGGCCGAGGCCGGCGTGCCGGTGGTCATCCATGCCATCACCGATGGCCGCGACGTGCCGCCAAAATCGGCGCTTGGCTTTGTCACCGAATTGCAGGGCAACCTGCCCGAGGGCGCGCGCATCGGCACGGTCATCGGCCGCTATTACGCCATGGACCGCGACAACCGGTGGGATCGGGTCAGCCGCGCCTATGCCGCCATCGTGCAGGGCAAGGGCGAGGATGCGCCCGCTGCCGACGAGGCGGTTAGCATCGCCTACCAGCGCGGCGAGACCGACGAGTTCATCCAGCCCTTCGTCATCGACGGCTATAACGGCGCGATGGACGGCGACGGCTTCTTCTGCCTCAACTTCCGCGCCGACCGCGCGCGCGAGATCCTGATGGCCATCGGTGGCACCGGTTTCGACGCCTTCGATACCGGCGAGCGGCCGCATTGGGCGGCGCTGCTGGGCATGGTCGATTATTCCGAGGCGCATAACGCCTTCATGACCGCCGCCTATCCCAAGCGGCAGGTGGTGAACACGCTTGGCGCCTGGGTGGCGGGCAAGGGTCTCAGGCAGTTCCGGCTGGCCGAGACCGAGAAATACCCCCATGTCACTTTCTTCCTGAACGGCGGCAAGGAAGCGCCCGAACCGGGCGAGGACCGCTTCATGCCCTCCAGCCCCAAGGTCGCGACCTATGATCTCGCGCCGGAAATGGCCTCGGTCGAGGTGGCCGACAAGCTGGTCGAGGTGATCGGCGCGGGTTACGACCTGATCGTGGTGAACTTCGCCAATCCCGACATGGTCGGCCACACCGGCAGCCTGCCCGCCGCGATCCGCGCCTGCGAGGCGGTAGACCAGGGCTTGGGCCGGATGCTGGCGGCGCTCGAGGCCGTTGGCGGTTCCGCCGTCATCTGCGCCGATCATGGCAATTGCGAGACCATGATCGACCCGGTCAGCGGCGGGCCTCATACCGCCCATACCATCAACCCGGTGCCGGTGATCGTGGTCAACGGCCCCGCAGGTGCCACGCTGCACAAGGGCCGGCTGGCCGATCTGGCGCCGACCGTGCTGGAGCTGATGGGGCTGGACAAGCCGGCCGAGATGACCGGCGAAAGCCTGATCGGTCGCGCATGA
- a CDS encoding S41 family peptidase, with product MKHYLMAGIGGVLAGALVTTQIAGPLIAQEAESNASIYEQLELFGNVFERVRADYVEAPDEKKLIEAAINGMLTSLDPHSSFLSANDYEDMQTQTRGSFGGLGIEVSQEDGIVKVVSPIDDTPASEAGVQPGDFITHVDGESLMGLTLDEAVDKMRGPVGSEITVTILREGTPEPFDLTMTRDTIKLTVVKTRIEGHSVVLRVSTFNDETYDTLETELTKAVEEAGGIDKVTGFVLDLRNNPGGLLNQAISVSDAFLDAGEIVSTRGRKPEESERWNAEMGDLAQGKPMVVLINGGSASASEIVTGALQDHRRAIVVGEKSFGKGSVQTVMPVTSDSAIRLTTARYYTPSGRSIQALGINPDIIVAQPAPKPVDEENSDEPLSQSSFSRSEAELRGALNNDSISDEERKQIEDEAAEVEATAKLRDEDYQLAYAVDILKGLSAVNFTASDVISADTPAVTGEGSGTTEGEGAATE from the coding sequence ATGAAACACTATCTGATGGCAGGGATCGGCGGCGTGCTGGCGGGCGCCCTGGTGACGACGCAGATCGCCGGTCCGCTGATCGCGCAAGAGGCCGAAAGCAATGCCTCGATCTACGAGCAGCTTGAACTCTTCGGCAACGTGTTCGAGCGGGTGCGTGCCGATTATGTCGAGGCACCCGACGAGAAGAAGCTGATCGAGGCCGCGATCAATGGCATGTTGACCTCGCTTGACCCGCATTCCAGCTTCCTCTCGGCCAATGACTACGAGGACATGCAGACCCAGACGCGGGGCAGCTTTGGCGGCCTCGGCATCGAGGTCAGCCAGGAGGACGGCATCGTCAAGGTCGTCTCGCCGATCGATGACACCCCGGCCAGCGAGGCGGGCGTGCAGCCGGGCGATTTCATCACCCATGTCGATGGCGAATCGTTGATGGGGCTGACGCTGGACGAGGCGGTCGACAAGATGCGCGGGCCGGTCGGCTCCGAGATCACTGTGACCATCCTGCGCGAAGGCACGCCCGAGCCCTTCGACCTGACCATGACCCGCGACACCATCAAGCTGACCGTGGTCAAGACCCGGATCGAGGGCCATTCGGTGGTGCTGCGCGTCTCGACCTTCAATGACGAGACCTATGACACGCTGGAAACCGAGCTGACCAAGGCGGTCGAGGAAGCCGGCGGCATCGACAAGGTCACCGGCTTCGTGCTGGACCTGCGCAACAACCCGGGCGGCTTGCTGAACCAGGCGATCAGCGTCTCGGATGCCTTCCTCGATGCCGGCGAGATCGTCAGCACCCGGGGCCGCAAGCCCGAGGAAAGCGAGCGCTGGAATGCCGAGATGGGCGATCTGGCACAGGGCAAACCGATGGTCGTACTGATCAATGGCGGCTCGGCCAGCGCCTCGGAAATCGTCACCGGCGCGCTGCAGGATCACCGCCGTGCCATCGTCGTGGGCGAGAAATCCTTTGGCAAGGGGTCTGTCCAGACCGTCATGCCGGTCACCTCGGACAGCGCCATCCGGCTGACCACGGCGCGCTACTACACGCCGTCGGGCCGCTCGATCCAGGCTTTGGGGATCAATCCCGACATCATCGTGGCCCAGCCCGCACCGAAGCCGGTTGACGAGGAAAACTCCGACGAGCCGCTGAGCCAGTCGAGCTTCTCGCGCTCCGAGGCGGAACTGCGCGGCGCGCTGAACAACGATTCGATCAGCGACGAGGAACGCAAGCAGATCGAGGACGAGGCCGCCGAGGTCGAGGCCACCGCCAAGCTGCGCGACGAGGATTACCAGCTGGCCTATGCGGTCGACATCCTCAAGGGTCTGTCGGCGGTGAACTTCACCGCCAGCGACGTGATCTCGGCCGATACCCCCGCCGTCACCGGCGAGGGTTCGGGCACGACCGAGGGCGAAGGCGCCGCGACCGAATGA
- the rlmH gene encoding 23S rRNA (pseudouridine(1915)-N(3))-methyltransferase RlmH codes for MKITIAAVGRLRKGPESALIADYLDRFAKTGRGLGLPPAQVVEIEDKRGGGMAAEAELLSRVLPDGAAIVALDERGEQPTSPDFAARLAGWRDQARDVCFVIGGADGIDPALRARADWQISFSRMVWPHMLARVMLTEQLYRAATILAGGPYHRE; via the coding sequence ATGAAGATCACGATTGCCGCCGTCGGGCGGCTGCGGAAGGGGCCGGAATCGGCGCTGATCGCCGATTATCTGGACCGCTTCGCCAAGACCGGCCGAGGCCTCGGGCTGCCGCCGGCACAGGTCGTTGAGATCGAGGACAAGCGCGGCGGTGGCATGGCCGCCGAGGCCGAGCTGTTGTCGCGCGTCCTGCCCGACGGCGCCGCCATTGTGGCGCTGGACGAGCGCGGCGAACAGCCTACCTCGCCGGATTTCGCGGCGCGGCTTGCCGGCTGGCGCGATCAGGCGCGGGATGTCTGCTTCGTCATCGGCGGGGCCGATGGCATCGATCCGGCCCTGCGCGCCCGCGCCGACTGGCAGATCAGCTTCAGCCGCATGGTCTGGCCGCATATGCTGGCCCGGGTGATGCTGACCGAACAGCTTTACCGCGCCGCCACCATTCTGGCCGGCGGCCCTTACCATCGCGAGTGA
- the rsfS gene encoding ribosome silencing factor — MSQHVTPADQPAATAAVPDLTSDEVLARVLSSLDDDKAEDVVQIDLRGRSAMADYMVIASGRNARQVTTIAEKLAERYKQATGRSARIEGKDAGDWVLVDTDDVVIHVFRPEVREFYQLEKMWMPADALTRLRHEPQLAGH, encoded by the coding sequence CTGTCCCAACACGTCACGCCGGCAGATCAGCCGGCCGCGACCGCCGCGGTTCCAGACCTGACGAGCGATGAGGTTCTGGCCCGCGTCCTGTCCTCGCTTGATGATGACAAGGCCGAGGATGTCGTTCAGATCGACCTGCGTGGCCGCTCGGCCATGGCCGATTACATGGTGATCGCCTCGGGCCGCAACGCCCGGCAAGTCACGACCATCGCCGAAAAGCTCGCCGAACGTTACAAGCAGGCCACTGGCCGTTCTGCCCGGATCGAGGGCAAGGATGCCGGCGACTGGGTGCTGGTCGATACGGATGATGTCGTCATCCATGTCTTCCGTCCCGAGGTGCGCGAGTTCTACCAACTGGAAAAGATGTGGATGCCCGCAGATGCGCTGACGCGCCTGCGCCATGAACCGCAGCTTGCCGGACATTAA
- a CDS encoding GntR family transcriptional regulator has protein sequence MDKPIDLVIVDSVLDAIADQRLRAGTKLGEQALSDLFGANRALVRRALAQLTAYQVVDHLPNRGAFVATPTPDDARNVFQARRAIEATICRNAVRQADEADLADLRAHLAAEAAAHGDNRPSAVRLSRQFHLLLARVGRNPVLSRYLEELVMRSSLIIGLYAARQGVLCAEDDHSRIVDAIAARDEALALRLLDQHLRQIEAGVRFGDVPPVTGALSAMLQRPGE, from the coding sequence ATGGACAAGCCGATCGACCTCGTCATTGTGGACAGCGTGCTGGACGCGATCGCGGATCAGCGATTGCGGGCCGGCACCAAGCTGGGCGAGCAGGCGCTGAGCGATCTGTTCGGCGCCAATCGCGCGCTGGTGCGCCGGGCGCTGGCGCAACTGACCGCCTACCAGGTGGTCGATCACCTGCCGAACCGGGGCGCCTTCGTCGCCACGCCTACGCCCGATGACGCCCGCAACGTTTTCCAGGCACGCCGCGCCATCGAGGCGACGATCTGCCGGAATGCCGTGCGGCAGGCGGATGAGGCGGATCTGGCCGACCTGCGCGCCCATCTGGCGGCCGAGGCGGCAGCGCATGGCGACAACCGCCCGTCGGCCGTGCGCCTGTCGCGGCAGTTCCACCTGCTGCTGGCACGGGTGGGGCGCAACCCGGTGCTGAGCCGCTATCTGGAAGAGCTGGTGATGCGCAGTTCGCTGATCATCGGCCTCTACGCCGCGCGGCAGGGGGTGCTGTGCGCCGAGGACGACCACAGCCGCATCGTTGACGCCATCGCCGCGCGTGACGAGGCACTGGCCTTACGTCTGCTGGACCAGCACCTGCGCCAGATCGAGGCCGGCGTGCGCTTTGGCGATGTGCCGCCCGTCACCGGGGCGCTGTCGGCAATGCTGCAGCGGCCGGGAGAGTGA
- a CDS encoding lytic murein transglycosylase gives MARLTIRTLLATTLVFTLAACGGVPMSRSPGSAGAQVTIPQRPAGSAASEAGLQQWVQAFRPAAMSAGITPATFDRSMALAHYDSSIVALDGRQSEFSRPVWAYLDDAASGSRVSIGREKAAQLSGTLGAIESRYGVPREIVLAVWGMESNFGANRGSTRIIPALATLAYDGRRGQFFGNELIAAMRIVQSGDTTPEGLVGSWAGAMGHTQFMPSSYLAHAVDFTGDSRRDIWSNDPTDSLASTAAYLRQAGWQPGTPWGVEVVLPANFNYALSGKNNRQSGASWSGMGVRTANGTAMPRWAGSILVPAGARGPAFLISDNFRAILDYNTSDSYALGVSILGDRIAGRAGVQGSWPRGDRPLSNSEKAEIQRLLTQRGFYRDEVDGKLGAKSTEAIRAFQQSIGATPDGYADARLLGQLRG, from the coding sequence ATGGCACGTTTGACGATCCGCACGCTTTTGGCGACCACCCTTGTCTTCACCCTCGCGGCCTGCGGTGGCGTGCCAATGAGCCGCAGCCCCGGCAGCGCCGGCGCGCAGGTGACCATCCCGCAGCGCCCCGCGGGTTCGGCTGCCAGCGAGGCCGGCTTGCAGCAATGGGTGCAGGCCTTCCGCCCCGCCGCCATGTCCGCCGGGATCACCCCCGCCACCTTCGACCGTTCGATGGCGCTGGCGCATTACGACAGCAGCATCGTCGCGCTGGATGGCCGGCAGAGCGAGTTCTCGCGCCCGGTCTGGGCCTACCTGGACGATGCCGCCTCGGGCAGCCGGGTCTCGATCGGCCGCGAGAAGGCAGCGCAGCTGTCGGGCACGCTTGGCGCCATCGAAAGCCGTTATGGCGTCCCGCGCGAGATCGTGCTGGCGGTCTGGGGGATGGAATCGAATTTCGGCGCCAATCGCGGCTCGACCCGGATCATACCGGCGCTGGCGACCTTGGCCTATGACGGGCGGCGCGGGCAGTTCTTCGGCAACGAGTTGATCGCGGCCATGCGCATCGTCCAGTCGGGCGACACCACGCCCGAGGGACTGGTCGGCAGCTGGGCCGGCGCGATGGGCCATACGCAGTTCATGCCGTCCTCCTACCTCGCCCACGCGGTCGATTTCACCGGCGACAGCCGCCGTGACATCTGGTCGAACGACCCGACCGACTCGCTGGCCTCGACCGCCGCCTACCTGCGTCAGGCGGGCTGGCAGCCGGGGACGCCCTGGGGTGTCGAGGTCGTGCTGCCGGCGAATTTCAACTATGCGCTGTCGGGCAAGAACAACCGCCAGTCGGGGGCCAGCTGGTCGGGCATGGGCGTACGCACCGCCAATGGCACGGCCATGCCGCGTTGGGCGGGCTCGATCCTTGTTCCCGCAGGCGCGCGTGGCCCGGCCTTCCTGATCTCGGACAATTTCCGCGCCATCCTCGATTACAACACCTCGGACAGCTATGCGCTTGGTGTCAGCATCCTGGGCGACCGCATCGCGGGGCGCGCGGGCGTGCAGGGCAGCTGGCCGCGCGGCGACCGGCCGCTGTCGAACAGCGAAAAGGCCGAGATCCAGCGCCTGCTGACCCAGCGCGGCTTCTATCGTGACGAGGTGGACGGCAAGCTGGGCGCCAAGTCGACCGAGGCGATCCGCGCCTTCCAGCAATCCATCGGCGCGACGCCCGACGGCTATGCCGATGCGCGGCTGCTGGGGCAGTTGCGCGGGTAA